The Mangrovimonas cancribranchiae nucleotide sequence TCCAGATTTTACAGCAAAAGATGAACAGGGTAATAATATTTCATTATCAGATTATAAAGGAAAAAAATTAGTGTTGTTTTTTTATCCTAAGGCTAGTACACCAGGGTGTACTGCCGAAGCTTGTAATTTAAGTGATAATTATAGTCGTTTTACTGAAAATGGATACGATATTTTAGGTGTAAGTGCCGATAGCCAAAAAAGACAAACAAATTTTAAGAATAAATATAATTTTCCTTATCCTTTGTTAGCCGATGAAGATAAATCTGTAATTAATGCTTATGGTGTTTGGGGGCCTAAGAAATTTATGGGTAAAGAGTACGATGGTATTCATAGAACAACATTTATAATAGATGAAAACGGTATTATAGAGGATGTTATTAAAAAGGTAAAAACCAAAGAGCACACAAACCAAATTTTAGAATAAAAAAAAGCGGCAATTAAGCCGCTTTTTTTTACTCTTTTCTAAGAACTTCTTCAGCCTCAAAACCAAAAAGGTTCTTCTCTTTAATGAGTTTTGAAACTCCTTCAGGGAGCATATTTTCCCAGTCTTGTTCGCCATCGGAAATCTTTTTTAAGACTTTTCTGGAGAAAACACTTAAGTTTTTAGGGTTGTAGTCTGTAATATCAACTACCTTACCATTATATTTAAAGAATTTATATAATTCTTTCATTCTTGGATGTACTTTTAAGTTTTCACTATTAGTAAGCGAACCATCTTCGTTTTGCATAGGATATAAGTACACACGTAAATCCTTAAAGAATAATTTACCAAAAGCTTCAAGGATGCCACCACTTAAATGGCGGTAATATTTTTCATCAAAAATATCGACTAAATTGTTAACTCCCATACATAATCCCATACGGTTTTTGGTGTATTGAGAGAAGTATTCAACTAATTTGTAGTATTCTTTAAAGTTTGAAATTAAAACGGTTTGCCCTAAAGAGCATAGTAGTTTGGCACGATCCATAAAATCTTGCTCGTCTATTTCTCCTTCGGCACGTAAATTAGATAAGGTAATTTCAAATAAAACTTGTGTGCGTTCTTTTTCTACTTTATTTTCTTTTATGAACATGTCGTAAGATTTCTTAAACATATCCATATTTACTTTAGTTACAGGTCTAAAACTACCTCTTAGTGCTAAGATATTCTTTTTATAAAGTACGGCTGCAGGAAGCACATTGTTACCATCTGGGGCAAACATAACGGCATCTGTCATACCGTTTTTAACCAGTTGTAAACTCATTAAGCGGTTATCTACATCTTTAAAAACAGGACCAGCAAAGTTAATGGTATCAATCTCTAATTGGTCTTTATCTAAATGATCGTAAAGATAACGTAGTAGTTTTCTTGGTTCGTTATACTTGTAAAAAGCGCCATAAATTAAATTGGTGCCTAAAATGCCAAGTGTTTCTTGTTGTAACCTAGCATCGTTTTCTTTAAAACGGATGTGAATAACAATTTCGTTATAATCCTGCTCGGGGTCTATTTGATATTTAAGACCTACCCAACCATGGCCTTTATACTTTTTTGCAAAGTCTATTGTTGCTACAGTGTTGGCATAAGAGAAGAATAGTTTATTAGGATGTTTATCGCGTGGTAACCTTTTTTCAATAAGATTAACCTCATGATTTAACATTTTACGTAATCTAGCTTCGGTAACATAACGTTTATCGTCTTCTATACCGTAAATAGCATCACTAAAATCTTTATCGTAGGCCGACATGGCTTTTGCTATGGTTCCAGAAGCACCACCAGCTCTAAAAAATTGTCTTACAGTTTCTTGTCCAGCACCAATTTCGGCAAACGTACCGTAAACGTTTTCGTTTAAATTTATACGAAGTGCTTTAGATTTTATTGATGGAATATCATCAAATTCTTTATCTCCTTTTAAGGTAATCTCCATGGTTTAATTCAGGATTAATCTTTAATACAAAGGTATTAAAAAGGTATACGAAACAAAAAAATAACCTTACTTTTGTTGTTAAAACCAAACGCTTTGAAAGTAACTTTTTTAGGTACGGGAACATCTCAAGGAATTCCTATTATTGGTAGCGATCATCCTGTTTGTTTAAGTGAAAACCCAAAAGATAAACGACTTCGCGTGTCTGTGTTAATTGAATGGGACGATTACACATACGTTATTGATTGTGGCCCAGATTTTAGACAACAAATGTTAAGAGCTAAATGTCATAAAATAGATGGTATTCTTTTTACCCATGAACATGCCGATCATACGTCTGGACTTGATGATATACGCCCATTTTATTACCGTCAAGGTTCTATACCTATTTATGCTCAAGAACACGTTATTTCGCAATTAAGCCAACGTTTTT carries:
- a CDS encoding TonB-dependent receptor; the encoded protein is MEITLKGDKEFDDIPSIKSKALRINLNENVYGTFAEIGAGQETVRQFFRAGGASGTIAKAMSAYDKDFSDAIYGIEDDKRYVTEARLRKMLNHEVNLIEKRLPRDKHPNKLFFSYANTVATIDFAKKYKGHGWVGLKYQIDPEQDYNEIVIHIRFKENDARLQQETLGILGTNLIYGAFYKYNEPRKLLRYLYDHLDKDQLEIDTINFAGPVFKDVDNRLMSLQLVKNGMTDAVMFAPDGNNVLPAAVLYKKNILALRGSFRPVTKVNMDMFKKSYDMFIKENKVEKERTQVLFEITLSNLRAEGEIDEQDFMDRAKLLCSLGQTVLISNFKEYYKLVEYFSQYTKNRMGLCMGVNNLVDIFDEKYYRHLSGGILEAFGKLFFKDLRVYLYPMQNEDGSLTNSENLKVHPRMKELYKFFKYNGKVVDITDYNPKNLSVFSRKVLKKISDGEQDWENMLPEGVSKLIKEKNLFGFEAEEVLRKE
- the bcp gene encoding thioredoxin-dependent thiol peroxidase; the encoded protein is MTELKPGDQAPDFTAKDEQGNNISLSDYKGKKLVLFFYPKASTPGCTAEACNLSDNYSRFTENGYDILGVSADSQKRQTNFKNKYNFPYPLLADEDKSVINAYGVWGPKKFMGKEYDGIHRTTFIIDENGIIEDVIKKVKTKEHTNQILE